The Candidatus Polarisedimenticolia bacterium DNA segment GTATTACGGCACCGGCCGGCGGAAGCACGCGACCGCCAGGGTTTTCCTGAGACCGGGAGCCGGCGCCATCCAGGTTAACGATCGACCCATCGACGAATACTTCAAGCGCGAAAGCCTCAAGCTGATCATCCGCCAGCCGCTCATGCTCACC contains these protein-coding regions:
- the rpsI gene encoding 30S ribosomal protein S9 translates to MTSIQYYGTGRRKHATARVFLRPGAGAIQVNDRPIDEYFKRESLKLIIRQPLMLT